Proteins encoded within one genomic window of Borrelia parkeri:
- the uvrC gene encoding excinuclease ABC subunit UvrC produces the protein MRDHLNCLHKKVQEFPTTSGCYKMYSQDNKILYIGKAKNLRARLKNYFLEKISLKTKILMRNVVNIEVITTNSEYEALLLECNLIKEHKPDYNIKLKDDKGYPMIRITCEKYPKVFKTRKIINDGSEYFGPYVNAKHLDLVLNLINKTFKTRKCKKKSKNPCLYFHMGQCLGVCYRNDLEEEYKEEVNKIRHILNGNISKLLDEIEIKMKEVIKREDFESAIKLKETKRSLIEISQTQIITKINKLSTDYIYIHKTDNLNVIVIFKYKDGKLVEKDINFDESIYEEDELIAEFITQYYTSLNMIVPDKICIFKKIETEDITKLINELKSTNTEIVYEDTKDTIKIMEMAISNAEIALRSYNNEKNRALENLKIILEMTKLPKTIEGFDIAHLNGYKTVASLVTFKMGKSFKDGYRVYKINSLNDGEIDDFKAIKEIISRRYTKLINEQLELPNLILIDGGKGQLNAAYSILKGLKIEDKVTICALAKQEETIFLPNKTQGIKLPKGNPALKILQNVRDEAHRKANNFNRKLRRNIKLNYSKIEGIGEQKAKNILKMLGTYKDIFLLNEDEIAQKMKINIKMAKKIKKFSEDQNLKNTHSIES, from the coding sequence ATGAGAGACCATTTAAATTGTCTACACAAAAAAGTACAAGAATTTCCAACAACAAGTGGCTGTTATAAAATGTACTCACAAGACAACAAGATACTATACATTGGAAAAGCAAAAAATTTAAGAGCAAGATTAAAAAACTACTTTCTAGAAAAAATCAGTCTTAAAACAAAAATACTAATGAGAAACGTAGTAAATATAGAAGTAATTACCACAAACAGTGAATATGAAGCTCTACTCTTAGAGTGCAACTTAATCAAGGAGCACAAACCAGACTATAATATCAAATTAAAAGACGATAAAGGGTATCCTATGATCAGAATAACTTGTGAAAAATACCCAAAAGTCTTTAAAACTAGGAAAATAATAAATGACGGAAGTGAATACTTCGGTCCATACGTTAATGCAAAACACTTAGACTTAGTACTAAACCTTATCAACAAAACATTTAAAACTAGAAAATGCAAAAAAAAATCAAAAAACCCATGTCTTTATTTTCACATGGGTCAATGTCTTGGAGTATGTTACAGAAATGATCTTGAAGAAGAATACAAAGAAGAAGTAAACAAAATAAGACATATCTTAAATGGAAACATATCTAAACTGTTAGATGAAATTGAAATAAAAATGAAAGAGGTAATTAAAAGGGAAGATTTTGAATCAGCAATAAAGTTAAAAGAAACTAAAAGATCATTAATTGAGATAAGTCAAACACAGATAATTACAAAAATAAATAAACTTAGCACAGACTATATATACATTCATAAAACCGACAATTTAAATGTAATAGTAATATTTAAATACAAAGACGGCAAACTAGTAGAAAAAGACATAAATTTTGATGAAAGTATATATGAAGAGGATGAGCTAATAGCAGAATTTATAACACAGTACTATACATCTTTAAATATGATAGTACCTGATAAAATATGTATCTTTAAAAAGATTGAAACTGAAGATATTACAAAACTAATAAATGAACTTAAAAGTACAAATACTGAAATAGTTTATGAAGACACCAAAGACACTATAAAGATAATGGAAATGGCAATTTCCAACGCAGAAATCGCATTAAGATCATATAATAATGAAAAAAATAGAGCACTAGAAAATTTAAAGATCATTCTTGAAATGACAAAACTACCAAAAACAATTGAAGGATTTGATATTGCTCATCTTAATGGATATAAAACAGTAGCATCACTTGTCACCTTTAAAATGGGCAAATCCTTTAAAGATGGATACAGAGTTTATAAAATCAATTCACTAAATGATGGTGAAATTGATGACTTTAAAGCAATAAAAGAAATTATATCAAGGAGATACACAAAACTAATTAACGAACAATTAGAATTACCCAATTTAATATTAATCGATGGAGGAAAAGGTCAATTAAATGCTGCTTACTCCATTTTAAAAGGATTAAAAATTGAAGACAAAGTCACTATTTGTGCTCTAGCAAAACAAGAAGAAACAATATTTTTACCAAACAAAACACAAGGCATTAAACTCCCAAAAGGAAATCCCGCTCTTAAAATATTACAAAATGTTCGAGATGAAGCTCACAGAAAAGCAAATAACTTTAATAGAAAATTACGCAGAAATATAAAATTGAATTACAGTAAAATAGAAGGAATTGGAGAACAAAAAGCCAAAAATATTTTAAAAATGCTTGGAACATACAAAGATATATTTCTCTTAAACGAAGATGAAATAGCTCAAAAAATGAAAATCAACATCAAAATGGCTAAAAAAATAAAAAAATTCTCAGAAGATCAAAATTTGAAAAATACTCATTCCATAGAATCTTAA
- a CDS encoding fibronectin type III domain-containing protein encodes MRLIFIFVLFCLCLSSVFSQELKLILDAKDGFKFIQEAHNISFTRGDRGILGIYLDRHKGVLDFNNVDFRLEIEKDSIVKDAALNYSVDSNNAKISNSFHNIAGNSLIFYSSRNTIKLKPLTKKAFFCSGNVISDFTIQFWAYRSTSVTGEVIISWNGYKNIKGVWLDQAIRLESEGGTFVWNFNNVFLNDNGEPIKIKLKSDDDFIPKEWHLHTVRYRQKDGLLEYLIDSKPQAIEYVTADKREGFGYLLNIGNFIDFTLGQYFTGAIENFEIHKSFEEVHNAFFSRDKGYIITEPIKLSKDYSQILSVEFDTVKPKDTDIFYYYRLDNKMFYGTDKNGKIKKNLTGDWIHFDPKNGFPKFDVSKYIQIKVELYPSGDPVDSPSLYSMILTYIPEAPPFPPLITKAVPGAGEILIEWFPVISSNVGGYYIYIGVSPGNYHDKAVNILTSPIDVGNQTSFRITGLENGRLYYISVASYNLDKSVNEASFSKEISVRPMEFFKQYE; translated from the coding sequence ATGAGATTAATTTTTATATTTGTGCTATTTTGTTTGTGTCTTTCTAGTGTTTTTTCTCAGGAACTTAAGTTGATTCTTGATGCTAAAGATGGATTTAAATTTATTCAGGAAGCTCATAACATTAGCTTTACGAGAGGTGATAGAGGTATCCTTGGAATTTATTTGGATAGGCATAAGGGAGTTTTAGATTTTAATAATGTTGATTTTAGATTAGAAATAGAAAAAGACAGTATTGTTAAGGATGCTGCTTTAAACTATTCTGTTGACTCAAATAATGCAAAAATTTCAAATTCTTTTCATAATATTGCAGGCAATTCTTTAATTTTTTATTCAAGTCGAAATACCATTAAGCTTAAACCATTAACAAAAAAGGCTTTTTTCTGTTCAGGTAATGTAATTTCTGATTTTACTATCCAGTTTTGGGCATACCGTTCTACTTCTGTTACTGGAGAAGTTATTATAAGTTGGAACGGGTATAAGAATATTAAAGGTGTTTGGCTAGATCAAGCCATTCGGTTAGAGAGTGAAGGCGGAACTTTTGTTTGGAATTTTAATAATGTGTTTTTAAATGATAATGGAGAACCTATTAAGATTAAGCTTAAGAGTGATGATGATTTTATTCCAAAAGAGTGGCATTTACATACTGTAAGGTATAGGCAAAAAGATGGGTTACTGGAATATTTAATAGATTCTAAACCTCAGGCCATAGAGTATGTTACTGCTGATAAGAGAGAAGGTTTTGGTTATTTGTTAAATATTGGTAATTTTATTGATTTTACATTGGGACAGTATTTTACAGGGGCTATTGAGAATTTTGAAATTCATAAAAGTTTTGAAGAAGTACATAATGCTTTCTTTTCAAGAGATAAAGGATATATTATTACAGAACCAATCAAGCTATCTAAAGATTATTCTCAAATTTTATCTGTAGAATTTGATACTGTGAAGCCAAAAGATACAGATATTTTTTATTATTATAGATTGGATAATAAGATGTTTTATGGAACAGATAAGAATGGAAAAATAAAAAAGAATTTAACAGGAGATTGGATTCATTTTGATCCTAAAAATGGATTTCCTAAATTTGATGTATCAAAATATATTCAAATTAAGGTCGAACTTTATCCAAGCGGTGATCCTGTAGACAGTCCATCTCTTTATAGCATGATTCTTACTTATATACCTGAGGCCCCACCTTTTCCTCCTCTAATAACAAAAGCTGTCCCAGGAGCCGGTGAGATATTGATTGAATGGTTCCCCGTTATTAGTAGTAATGTTGGTGGCTATTATATTTATATTGGCGTTAGTCCTGGTAATTATCATGATAAAGCTGTAAATATTTTGACATCTCCTATTGATGTTGGTAATCAGACTTCTTTTAGAATTACAGGTCTTGAGAATGGAAGGCTTTATTATATTAGTGTTGCTTCTTATAATTTAGACAAGAGTGTCAATGAGGCGTCTTTTTCGAAGGAAATTTCCGTGAGACCTATGGAGTTTTTTAAGCAGTATGAATAG
- a CDS encoding tetratricopeptide repeat protein produces the protein MNSIDFEKALELYKNGDLKNALLNLDVFDDSFDSLALKSLIYFRLKDYKALLYVLDTYPVLSEYRFLIKLLHYGKFEDQKGELSYFQNYNLGVFYFGLKDYEKSLNYFLKSSQQHPSLIQAINNAAILLEILGRKDEATQMLIKAVDVDKNNALVKLNAWFLKNNCIFNSAKPFEIDESFKEANLSLVVNYLMYYLYSIGEISSAIKLSEKFLTDSNYSKYIWHNRATILHKIGNMTQATKSYVKAILSFPNIYTIYNMHIATIELLNFSPKRSIDRMLLDYPNMDSVCFYAFLFFLRNRELEDAYFYIKKLCEIKPDTYSKFLNLLESREDILIEELLDEFAMVLKGRWTLEYLFFIDNSLNLKDPVFVFDYDTRLCPYIWKIKDEHIELRANNNEVEITKNIFSDELMQFKLDVAIKDIRDLIEAYRDFKINY, from the coding sequence ATGAATAGTATTGATTTTGAAAAAGCCTTAGAGCTTTATAAGAATGGCGATCTTAAGAACGCGCTTTTAAATCTGGATGTTTTTGATGATAGTTTTGATTCTCTAGCTCTTAAATCTCTTATTTATTTTAGACTTAAGGATTATAAGGCACTCCTATATGTATTAGATACTTATCCTGTTTTAAGTGAGTATCGTTTTTTAATTAAACTTTTACATTATGGTAAGTTTGAAGATCAGAAAGGTGAATTGAGTTATTTCCAAAATTATAATCTTGGTGTTTTTTATTTTGGATTAAAAGATTATGAAAAGTCTTTGAATTATTTTTTAAAATCTAGCCAGCAACATCCTAGCTTGATTCAGGCTATTAATAATGCTGCTATTTTGCTTGAGATACTGGGCAGAAAAGATGAAGCTACCCAAATGCTTATTAAAGCTGTTGATGTGGATAAGAATAATGCTCTTGTTAAATTGAATGCTTGGTTTTTAAAAAATAATTGTATATTTAATAGTGCTAAACCATTTGAGATAGATGAGAGTTTTAAAGAGGCTAATCTTTCTCTTGTTGTTAATTATTTGATGTATTACCTTTATTCTATTGGAGAGATCAGTAGTGCGATTAAACTTTCTGAGAAGTTTTTAACAGATTCAAATTATTCTAAATATATTTGGCATAATAGAGCAACTATTTTGCATAAAATAGGTAATATGACGCAAGCCACTAAATCTTATGTAAAAGCTATTTTAAGTTTTCCTAATATCTATACAATATATAATATGCATATTGCTACAATAGAGCTTTTGAATTTTTCTCCTAAAAGATCTATTGATAGAATGTTGTTAGATTATCCTAATATGGATTCAGTTTGTTTTTATGCGTTTTTGTTTTTTTTAAGAAATCGTGAACTTGAAGATGCTTATTTTTATATAAAAAAGCTTTGTGAAATTAAGCCAGATACTTATTCTAAATTTTTAAATCTACTTGAATCTAGAGAAGATATTTTGATTGAAGAACTCCTGGATGAATTTGCAATGGTTTTGAAGGGCAGGTGGACGTTGGAATATTTGTTCTTTATTGACAATTCTTTGAATTTAAAAGATCCTGTTTTTGTTTTTGATTATGATACTAGACTTTGTCCATATATTTGGAAAATTAAAGATGAGCATATTGAACTTAGAGCTAATAACAATGAGGTAGAAATTACTAAGAATATTTTTTCAGATGAACTTATGCAATTTAAATTGGATGTTGCAATTAAAGATATTAGGGATTTAATAGAAGCTTATAGGGATTTTAAGATCAATTATTAA